The sequence atttaaatagaCTTCACCTGCTCTATAACATTTTTCATAAAAGtagagaaatattttttatcttttgatGAATTTATGTATCCagtaatattttcattatatatacgAAAATTCTTCTcacttatatttttagtaaacaatatatgtttttcatatttacTAGAAAAAAATCTTCTGAAATTTAAGTTATtactaaatttaaaatttaaaattacattATTTAATAGATTCTTCATTCTATATTCCTTTacactaattttttttttaaaaaatatgctatttttctttcatatatatatttaataataaattaaaatataaatacatgtatataaacattaatatatatatatatatccatatatatatgtatgcaTAAGCATATGTGTTTTcgtttttatttcatttatttaaaattaaaaattaaatgtatgcaagttatattcatattaagaaagtatatatatatatttctatgaagataaattatctttaaaattattttttatttgtcaATTgtagaataatataaattttattgttagcaaaatttatattgttaAAGTCACAATATTtactttaaaaatgaaaaaataaagattcatttatatatttatttatataaatctatctttatttttatgtattatatttttaatattcatatttataaaaattatttttattttattttaattttaattttttttttttttttcgtagataaaaatgaaaaagcaAATTCTAtgttgaattttttttattttcataaaattttaaaagttgAAACATTTATAAAACATGCTTATTTTGAGCAtctacatttttttcttgtaagttattttttaaaaaagttatctatacataaaaaaaaaaataataaaaatagaaataaatacagaagaaatatattctaaattgaaaaaagagctttataaataaacaaaaaatattcttgTATACAATACTGTGAATTGTTACAATTATTTtaacattaaaaattttattatacttaaatctttttgaattttgctattttttttttttttttttcaaaaattttaattaaaatattgaaaatatttttattataaaaatatatattaacattTAAAATGGAGAAAATCGTATTTAATCTTTAATAAAGgatatttcaaaattttaaaatgctTTTATGTACTATATCTTTGTAAGAAAAGAGGGTTATAaaatgtaatttaaaaaagttacacaaaaataattaaaaaaaaaatatattaaatattatttaagaaaaaaatattcaaattaaaaGACATTGTAATTAATAATTAGTAACAATGAAATGACACATTGTTTTTATacttagtaaaaaaaaaaaaaaagatgtaaataataaaataaaataaagaaatagaggaaaataaaaaaaaaaaaaaaaaaaaatagaaatatttatatatagatggtaaaatattcaatttttataattttaatttatttttacttattgtTTTAATCAAAATTAATGAAACTACAATATTATCTTTTAGCAATTTTTCTACCTCTTCCTCTTCctttatttctttctttatttgaaaaagatTTATCTTTTGAAACTTTTTGCTTCGGTGTATCATCAACCAATAAAGTATCAAGAGGCAAACTAtctgataaaataaaatatcttaTATTGTTACCTCTAATAGTTACGTGCtctaatgataaaaattgtTTGTTATTAACATTATATTCACCAATATTTTTGTGTTTAATCACAACTTTGACATTTTTCATATgtgtattcatttttatatctaCTCCTGTTATAATACCAGTGATTAATGTcccattttttaattctataGTAACATTTTCATTAgttaatttcattaaaaatgatactagtttcatttttattacttctcatatataatatatttttcttttgtattttttttttcttctattttttattcttcatatatatatatatatatatatatatataaattttatatttcttctgccttttctttattctattaaatatatagcttttttttttttcttttttttattattccttttttatctttattctGAAATAATTTGTCATTAGTATAACTATCTCTTTAATCTTACTATAAGCCTATATTgagattattttattttatctttttttaatacttatgaaattatatatagttaaaaaaaaaataaaatgtaaatatgaaagtatataaatgaaaaaaaaaaccaatacataaaaaataggGAGATTAAAAACAATGTTTTgtactattttatttatctcATTTTATTACAAAGATTATTTATCAACATCACATCcttaataaatttatcaaTCActctaatgaaaaaaataatttttttatatatttttgaaattgtTAATATTTTCAATGAAACATTTAAGTTTTTGTATCTTTATAAACTTAGTGctgatttatttaatttcaaaaaaaaaaatgtaaaatttataatacattaataaaaaatatatttaaaaaaaaaaaaaagttaaaatatgctttaaaaagaaattgtatgaatatataattaactTTAAAATTACAGTAgcattttttcaaaaaaaaaattatccaTTTTATTACTaacttcaatttttttaattagtatatatctaataattattttttatattattttttattattgtaaaaaaatatttttttttatcaaatttttataatagatGTAGTATGAATATAGATAAAAAGTTTATTCGATATTAAATGTTTTAACTAAAATTCGTATTTTTTCTatcttaatttaaaattctttttttatacgTTAAATACACAATTAatgttaatattttatttttaaaagtaagcaaagatttttattattgataatagttatataatttcaaaaaaaaatcaaaaaaaaaaaaaaaaaaaaaatcaaaaaacaaaaaaaaggtaaaataaaatagaaataaagtaaaaataggaataatatatttgttaTATGTTTTCTAAAGAATAAAGATAATAGATAAATTTTcgtttgaaaaaaaaaaaaatgaatatacttttttttatgaataatacACAAAATAACAGTTTATAAGAAAGGGAAAAAATTTAACATAAtttgtaaaaatttaaattatttcttataaGCATTAAAAgctaatgaatatatatattcataaaaaaaaagaaaaaatataatatttcttttcttaGATAATTGAACAAATCAATTTTTTATGGAAATTATTCtttctaaaaataaatatttatcttcattattaattattcaaATACTTATTGTACTTTTCTTCATCGATtatcccttttttttttaacttgtCTAAATGgtgtttataaaaataagaaggACTATAATGTCTTATACTAAAATCTGGTTTATGAGCTTTATAAACAAATAATCCACCTAAAATTAAACTAAGAAAACtaaacaaaaaaacaaatttataatattaattccatgtatatatttataagataaattatcaaaaatgCATATGACTGtagtataatatatattcttaaattttaataaaaaataaaaaaccaTTTCATATTAaggattatatatatttaaatcttaaaaaataataactcTATtgtaaaatttcatttataaaatagaatattaCACAATTGATATgttttatgaatattttattcattcaaatttctattttttaaattatatgtatatttcattatttcttctttcttAATACCTATATCGCCTTAAAAATGTTACTCTATCTTTGGAAAAATTTgggaattttttaaaaattacttCAACTGGAATAAAAACCATTTTCTTAGAATATaagaagaaaagaaaaaaaattctacatgtacatatacatatatatatttgattcTTAAATTGTTtgttttacttttataaaagaaaaaaaaaattttaattaaatttataaaggaaattttttgattcttaaatattttatgtaaagagaaaaaaaaaaaaaaaaataataataataaactCAAGAActcattaaaaattaaatttttatctttttagtGCGcgcatttaaaaaaaaaaaaaaaggaaaaaaaaaaatcaaagtcaaataaaatgaataaaaaaaaataatttttttaaaaatattaaaaatacaacatttaaaaaaaaaaaatattctttaattaaatttaaaataaattaaaaattaaagtgaCTTTTATTcgaaaatttaataatatatataaatatatatatatgtatatatttttttgattataaatatatattttattggtaaaatttaaatacaaaatatttCACAATTATAAGCACAAggatttaataataaaaaaaaaaaaaaaaatagtaatatagTAATATCAATATAGCTGCAGTGATTTTGACactaaattattaaatatgaaaaaaaagtggaaaatatatgaattaaaaacCCAATgaaactaaaaaataaaaaattagtatattaatttaaaattttaaatttaaaaaaaattatttactaTTAGAATAAATATCGTAATAGTATCATAAATAAATAGattgtttatatttaaaaaaaaaaaaaaggaaaaaaaatttaaggaaaaaaaattaaaaatatgcatTTTAAGATTAattgtaatatatatttaataaagaaaagttaaaattttgctaattttttttttttaaatgtatatttttaaatataaattatgttTTTGATAATAATCTATTTTGTTCacctttttcattttataataataataaatggtATCTATATGTTTTAGTTGTTTATCACAATTTGtcaatttaatatattgtacatttattatgtttatcatataatttaaaaatttatttattaccACTTTTAACTTTCTGTTTGATCTATGACTTAAAAATAGTTGTAATTAAATACAGGAATGATTAGTAATTCATTAAATTGATGTTATCTTTTTCtcacttcttttttttttttgtttcattcctttttattttcattaattccTTCATATACTAATGATTCGTAATTtacttcattattttcttcactagaaaatgaagaattgGGACTTTGATTCGTTAcattatctttttcattGATATCTTTTGGTAATTCCTCTTCTAATTTACTTAAGGAATCTACCGTGGTGTTATCCAATGCTTGAATTCTTCTTTTTAAGTcttgataatatttttcatgaGATTCGAACCTTTTTGATAAACGTGAATAATCTATTTTGGCTAGTTTATTggaaatttttactttttcatttatatcacTTATTAATTGAATATATCTAACAAATGTTAAGGTAATTCCACTTAagaattcttttatttcttttatttcttttctgAGTAAAGgatttaatactttttttggATTGATACCAACAGAATCTACTCTTTTATGTAATTcatctattttattatttagaattctataatataaaaaaaaataataataacaaaatgtatgataaatttatatatattaaaatttttttttttttttatatttcatacTTAAAATAATGCGATGCAAATAAGGGAgtgtatttatatacattagAGCAAGGTTCATTATTTCTTAAACCaccaaaaacaaaaaaataaccATTTTCATCCATTTGAACAATATTTCCATAAAAATGATGAGTTACTGGTGACATACCATAAACATTTAGGTTTGACCaagtatttaattttatatcataAGCATGTATatctaaagaaaaaaaaataaaacaaaacaaTATATGCATAGTCtcttaatataattttaaatacatgaaatttttataatttttataccTAAAAGTTGTGGCTTGCAATACCAGGTAGAATTATATCCACCGAATACAATAAACCATCTTCCATTTAAAACTATTGAACTATGGCTATATatggataaaaaaaaaaaaattttacgataatataaaaataaattatattaataaatattgataatattaaaaagaaaatattatatttataaaatttttaatattattttgtcTTAACCCAAATCTTTCCATAGGCATTTCACCGATAGAATTCTTAATATGGTTCCATTTTCcattatttaatgaataagACCAAAAAACATCTTGCACACACTTATGATTATCATTTAATCCACCAAATATATAAACCTTTATATCATTTCCTTGATTAGAAATACAAAGAGCACATGAGTGAAAATATCTACCATATGGTTTAGAGGCATCTCTTTTGTAATATTCTCTTTTACTCATAACTTTTAcccattttttttcttcttcaaaAAAGCACCATATATCATTATTTGTTTTTGAGTTCCCCATATATCCTATTAAAGTGAATaggaaaattttatttttcaaatgaagaaatataaaaaaaaaaaaagactaaTAAagtagaataaaataaaataaacacaaaataaatatatatatatgtattataaaaatcttaattacaaagatgcttctaacaattttttttttttaaatcccTTATACCTCCATGAATAAAgacaatatttttatatttaaaagaaacgTGGCCATAAAGTGGTGGTGGAGAAAATTCAGTATTGATACGTTTCCAGgtacttttatttataataaaaatataagtatCATTTGTAATATATGAATCTCTCTTTCCCCCATAAAGAAATAAACAATGTTCATTTAACTCACttgaatatattaaatttaatgttGCAAAATAGCGTGGTTTAGGTTGATTTAtttcatctatttttttaaaaatttgagTATCTAtagagaaagaaaaaaaaaaaaaatacatgtaAATACATAAGCATattaatatactttttttttttttttttaattgttattACCAATATTATACTGTATTAATTTTGGATCGAAATTAGAAATTTGCTGATTACctccatatatataaatgaaattattatataaaatacttGAATGACCAAAACGAACGTTGAAAATAGATCCTTGATGTATTACTTCCGATTTACAATAAAAAGGAAGAACTTCAGAACAAAAAGAGATGGAATCAGAAGAGTCCCTtgtaatttcatttttaatttcaggTTTATGATTTGTAAATGTCtttgaaattattttaaataaattttctccATATACTATAGTATCATGCGTAATTTTTGCCAGATATGAATCAtctctttttaaattaaagaaTCTATTAGTTGtcatttttttgtaattgaATTTTCTCTAAAATATGCATTTcgtaaatattatttaattaaaaaaaaaaataaaaaaataaataaaaatatatgaaaaaaatgaaataaaacaaaattaaaatttatatttcattttacttAGTGGCAAATATAAGTTAATTTGaaataaatgttttaaaataattaatttgggttttatttgtaataatttaaattaaaatttttttttatacaactTACGATGTGTGCATCATGCAACATTATCTAAAATCAACgtcatttatttatttttatttttatttttttaaagaatccttttttttttaaaagaatctttttattttaaaaaaaataaaataaaaaaatatggcttatatttaagaaagatatttttctttacaaataaaaatagttgtcatcttaaaaaaaatttgttctgttgctatatttaaaaatttagtaAGTGCAAGAATTAAAAacatgaaaaaattaagaaaataattaaaagcTTTTCTACATAATTATAGGtggaaatatttaaaaaaaaaaaagaattaaataaagaaataaaaaaaaaaataaaatgagaaaaatataaattaagaaaatatattgaatttttttcatagctcataaatttaatagatattttatttttttaaaagtgaaaaaaaaaaagagaaaatttaaaacatagcattagtttttttttttttgaaattcctttaaaataattgaaaTTACTGAATACTAAAGGATCATAAattatgttttattaatattgaaATCATATATTGAACTACATCATAGGCACGTGTAATTAATTATCTAAATTATCATTCTTAAGTGAATTATTAGATAATTCTAGTTTTCTTATGCGCTCTTCCAATTTTTCCATAGCTTCCAAACTGATATCTTTAGAAAGTATTTTTTCACATTGCTCGTTTAATTTTTCAAGTTCTGAtgaaatataagaaaataataatatgaagaaatataaatattacatAAACAAATGTAATTTCTATATAATGTGTATATcgaattcattaaaaatacatttttttttttttttttttgttttttttgggtaattatttattttaattataaatttatttaaaatattaccGTAAAACTTAGTTTCAAAAGTTTTCATCATATtacttatattattaatttcttcttttaattcgCTAATTTTCATGTCAAAATCTGATAAgtctatattttcattatcattaCAAGTTGAACCAAAATTTCTCATTTTATCATTTAGTTGTTCTATTTTTCCTGTCAATACTTTGTATGATACATATGTTACAAGAGGTGATAAACTAAAAGCATCAGAACATTCTTGTGAATGATCAGTACCCCCAAAAATATGTAAAGATTTCTTATAAGGTAACAAGCACAAAGATCCGTAATATGCTCTATTAAAACTCTTTGATGTGCTTATATCAATTTCAAACCAtgtaaatgtatatatattcaatgCATACATAtcttaagaaaaaaaaaatatatatataaattttatatatttagaatatataaaaagaaactAAAATTATAACTTTTATTGTTTTACCTGATAAAGCATAATTGTCAATCCATCCATTTGCAATACCACCATAAATTATCATCCATTCATTGTCAAATAATTGCGCAGAATGTCTAtcaaaaagtaaaaataaatttacacatttttgtatatatatgtatgatttataattcaatttttttatatataattttcttttttttttataatttctcaAACTAACCCCCATCTTGCACAAGGTTTGCATCCTGAAGTTTTTGATATTTCTTTCCATCTGTTAGTGTTTATATTAAACATCCAAGTATCTGATAATGCCCCATTGAAACCTTTTTTATTACCTCCAAATAAAAAAGCTAGCCTTGCGTTTccatataaagaaaaaactaAGCTATGTCCATATCTTGCTTCAGGAGTTATTTGTATTTGATTAACTTCTGTCCACATACCCTTTGAAAAACACCATAAATCAGATAATACTTGCTCATTATTATCCAATCCCCCATGAATATATAAGGAATTTTCAAAACTGAAAGATGAATGCTTATATCTTGGACAAGGATTaactttattattaataatattccATTTTTTGGTTTGAAAGTCAAATACACATGTTTCATCAGTAATTTTCTCTTTCTCAGTTATACCACcaaacaaaataataaattttttattatcttcagTTATAACGTTTCCTGAACAAAATGCTCTACCCTCTATATCATTTGAATTTAAGCGCATTTTttcaaacaaattaataccTGGTACATAC comes from Plasmodium relictum strain SGS1 genome assembly, chromosome: 9 and encodes:
- the SNRPD1 gene encoding small nuclear ribonucleoprotein Sm D1, putative, with amino-acid sequence MKLVSFLMKLTNENVTIELKNGTLITGIITGVDIKMNTHMKNVKVVIKHKNIGEYNVNNKQFLSLEHVTIRGNNIRYFILSDSLPLDTLLVDDTPKQKVSKDKSFSNKERNKGRGRGRKIAKR
- a CDS encoding kelch protein, putative; amino-acid sequence: MTTNRFFNLKRDDSYLAKITHDTIVYGENLFKIISKTFTNHKPEIKNEITRDSSDSISFCSEVLPFYCKSEVIHQGSIFNVRFGHSSILYNNFIYIYGGNQQISNFDPKLIQYNIDTQIFKKIDEINQPKPRYFATLNLIYSSELNEHCLFLYGGKRDSYITNDTYIFIINKSTWKRINTEFSPPPLYGHVSFKYKNIVFIHGGYMGNSKTNNDIWCFFEEEKKWVKVMSKREYYKRDASKPYGRYFHSCALCISNQGNDIKVYIFGGLNDNHKCVQDVFWSYSLNNGKWNHIKNSIGEMPMERFGHSSIVLNGRWFIVFGGYNSTWYCKPQLLDIHAYDIKLNTWSNLNVYGMSPVTHHFYGNIVQMDENGYFFVFGGLRNNEPCSNVYKYTPLFASHYFKILNNKIDELHKRVDSVGINPKKVLNPLLRKEIKEIKEFLSGITLTFVRYIQLISDINEKVKISNKLAKIDYSRLSKRFESHEKYYQDLKRRIQALDNTTVDSLSKLEEELPKDINEKDNVTNQSPNSSFSSEENNEVNYESLVYEGINENKKE